The following coding sequences are from one Streptomyces sp. NBC_01232 window:
- a CDS encoding ATP-binding cassette domain-containing protein, whose translation MGGLDVRMREVVCRHGRMKAVADVDLEIAAGERVALTGTNGSGKTTLLRAVLGLHRQTTGSIRVGGREGRSPAEWAWRRRACAWIPQKPAAGRFPLLGAELLAASNAPTEAAEAAERLGVGPLVGRPLHTLSGGQLQRMYLARAIGCIAAGAELLLADEPTAALDFDGQAEAAEVLTSLPVTLIVVTHDRALADRCDRVLEMAAGRLREVR comes from the coding sequence ATGGGCGGGCTGGACGTGCGGATGCGGGAGGTCGTGTGCCGGCACGGCCGGATGAAGGCCGTCGCCGACGTCGATCTGGAGATCGCCGCCGGTGAACGCGTGGCACTGACCGGGACCAACGGCTCGGGCAAGACGACGCTGCTGCGCGCCGTCCTCGGTCTGCACCGCCAGACGACGGGATCGATCCGGGTGGGCGGCCGTGAGGGCCGTTCGCCCGCGGAGTGGGCCTGGCGGCGCCGGGCCTGCGCCTGGATCCCGCAGAAGCCGGCCGCCGGCCGCTTCCCCCTGCTGGGCGCCGAACTGCTGGCCGCCAGCAACGCGCCCACGGAGGCCGCCGAGGCAGCGGAGCGGCTCGGTGTGGGGCCGCTCGTCGGGCGCCCCCTGCACACGCTCTCCGGCGGCCAGCTGCAGCGGATGTACCTGGCCCGGGCCATCGGGTGCATCGCCGCGGGAGCCGAGTTGCTCCTGGCGGACGAGCCGACCGCCGCCCTCGACTTCGACGGGCAGGCGGAGGCCGCGGAGGTCCTGACCTCCCTGCCGGTGACCCTCATCGTGGTGACGCACGACAGGGCTCTGGCCGACCGCTGCGACCGCGTACTGGAGATGGCCGCGGGCCGGCTGCGGGAGGTGCGGTGA
- a CDS encoding TOBE domain-containing protein, protein MSLSIRNQIAGTVTAVTVGEAMATVKVRLEGGQEITAAITAESVKDLGIASGSKVKALVKATEVALATGPVENISIRNQITGTVADVAAGPAMAAVKVNVSGGELTAAVTADAVAALGLTAGSSVVALIKSTEISLATA, encoded by the coding sequence ATGAGTCTCAGCATCCGCAACCAGATCGCGGGCACCGTCACGGCCGTCACCGTCGGCGAGGCCATGGCGACGGTCAAGGTCCGTCTCGAAGGAGGCCAGGAGATCACCGCTGCCATCACCGCCGAATCCGTCAAGGACCTCGGCATCGCCTCGGGTTCGAAGGTGAAGGCGCTCGTCAAGGCCACCGAGGTGGCCCTGGCCACCGGCCCGGTCGAGAACATCTCCATCCGCAACCAGATCACGGGCACGGTGGCCGATGTCGCGGCCGGCCCGGCCATGGCCGCCGTGAAGGTCAACGTCAGCGGGGGCGAGCTGACCGCGGCCGTGACCGCGGACGCCGTCGCGGCGCTCGGCCTGACGGCCGGATCCTCCGTCGTGGCGCTGATCAAGTCGACCGAGATCTCCCTCGCCACCGCCTGA
- a CDS encoding molybdopterin-dependent oxidoreductase: MATLMLHGALDRPALLSVADLREWARHRAEVVFDCATNGPQHHVFEGVLLRDVVASAGPGFDARRRKDRSRFLLTVSGGDGHHTVLAWAELDADFGDSPVLLATRLDGEDLDECGAQLVVPSDRCGARYVSAVTHVWFGAPAAPGI; the protein is encoded by the coding sequence ATGGCCACACTCATGCTGCACGGCGCCCTGGACCGCCCGGCCCTGCTGAGCGTCGCGGACCTGCGGGAATGGGCGCGGCACCGCGCCGAGGTGGTGTTCGACTGCGCGACCAACGGCCCGCAGCACCACGTCTTCGAGGGCGTGCTGCTGCGCGACGTGGTCGCGAGCGCGGGGCCGGGCTTCGACGCGCGGCGCCGCAAGGACCGATCTCGGTTCCTGCTGACCGTCAGCGGCGGGGACGGCCACCACACCGTCCTCGCCTGGGCCGAGCTGGACGCCGATTTCGGGGACAGCCCGGTACTGCTGGCCACCCGTCTGGACGGTGAGGACCTGGACGAGTGCGGGGCGCAGCTGGTGGTCCCCTCGGACCGGTGCGGGGCGCGCTACGTCAGCGCGGTGACGCACGTGTGGTTCGGCGCCCCGGCGGCGCCGGGCATCTGA